The DNA segment GCTGGCGCTGGTCAAGCTCACGGGTTCGGCCGATCTCTTCATCAGGTCTCCCTTGCTCATCGCGTGATGTTGGCGTCGCCGGCGTACTCGAACGAATTCTGTGTGGTCTCTTCCAGGCGGACTCTCTCCAACTCGGCGGCGGCGAAACCACCCTTGAGGATGCCGTAGATCTCGATGCACAGGTTCTCGGTGGTCGGGACCACGTCGCGGAACCGGGGCAGCACGTTGAGGTGCTCGTGCCCGAACGTCTCCAGGATGTTCTGCTCGACGTACCGATCCAGTTCGACCAGGTTGCAGACCATGCCGGTGGCGGCATCCACCGGGCCGG comes from the Terriglobales bacterium genome and includes:
- a CDS encoding 6-carboxytetrahydropterin synthase — protein: MKAHLTRRYWFSASHRLHSDAMSADENRRTYGKCNNPHGHGHNYALEVTVAGPVDAATGMVCNLVELDRYVEQNILETFGHEHLNVLPRFRDVVPTTENLCIEIYGILKGGFAAAELERVRLEETTQNSFEYAGDANITR